The Alnus glutinosa chromosome 1, dhAlnGlut1.1, whole genome shotgun sequence region TCACCAAAAGATGGATTGTTTAGTACTTAATTGTTTTGCATTTTCTGTGAGATTAGACAGGCCTCTCCATTCTTCGACTGCTGACCGGATACCAGAAAGGCAGAGAACCTTATTTGAAAAGGTAGCCAACTTAATGAaggttttcaaaatttattaagcaaaGTAAAAATTCGAAATTAGAAGAACAAGCAGAAAATACCAAACTCGCCCACACTGAGCCAAACGCAAAGCAATGAAATTAAGATTGATTGttttctcaatgacctgcaaattATAATTGATTAGGAGTCATTTCTAAAGCTTACCTGACCCGAGCCGACACGAAAAATGTAAGGCAGGCCTTTCTCCAATGAACTGTGGAATTTAAAACAAGAAATctcagagaaaagaaaaattgcataATCACTGTCCTTCATGTTAGTTTATCAAACCATTAATTTCTAGTTGAGGACTTCAGAAAAAGTGGGTCCGAGAAGCAGGTTGTATAAAGTTTACATaattaagatttattttttggcttcattgttgaatttatataaCAAAAATTCTAGGTCAAAAAGCAATTTTGGTCTGTAAACCATGTGTTAGATTCCAATTTCGTTTCTAAACTATTGACCGTATCAAGTCAGTGCTTGATGTTTTGAAAATGCTTCAATGCTCATCACTATGCGAATGAAAATTACTGATGTAGTAGACATCTTTTTTTCCTACCTGTTCTTGTATTCTTAATATATCACACAAGGTCACAACATAGCTCACAAAATCAAAGAACATGGTGTTGTGTGGCATGCACATGGCTCACTTAGGGCTATTAGTGATGTGACGTCATGTAACGCTATCTTATTTGACATCTTCTTTGATTTTGTGAGCTCTGTTGTGGTCTAATATGCCATATCAGCAATACAAGAAAGGTGAGAGAAAAAGTCAAACACATCAGAAATTGCCATTCGCGTAAACATGGATAGATAGGAGAAAGCTAGCATAAaagcattttaaaaatatcacgGACTAAATTGACAAAATTAATAGTTCAATTACGAAATTGGAATCTCACACATACTTCAGGGACTgaaatcaaatttgaccaaaattcTATATCTAAGCCTCAAGTAAGACAAACGAGACATACAGAGGTCTAAGTACTCACATTCAAATTTTGCGTCTAATTTGTCCAAGAGATAGAGTTTAGCTACAATTTTCATGTAATCAATGTGCTTACCTATCAAATATTTGTCCAGATGGAACCATGGCAACATAATTAGCAGCCACCTGTAATCACATTTGACATCAACATAAGAAAGAGACTCTTGAAGAAGATAAATTGGTAGCCAGAGAAAAGTATTGACATTAGAAACTTGTGAGACACCTAGCCCGAGCATGAGAAACGCATGCTGCGGGCCTGAGATTGTTTCTGCCTTAGTGGGACGTACAAGGCCCAACCACAAGTGATGCACGGCCCATTTGCATGGCCCTGTCAATGTGGCTCGTGAGCTGGTTGGTTGGCAGGCAGTGTACATGTGGCGACACTGCCCTGCCCAGCCCACATGTTGGTGCTGAGCCTACAGTAATCATTGGCACGCAAGCCTCCCACAGGTGCTGGGAATGCACGAGGGCTGGTATTGTACAGCAGCAGTCCAGTGGGGTGCTGCACAATGCTGCTGCAGAGGCTGCATGGAGGTAGTGTGTGGCAGTGGGAAAAGGGAGTATATAACCCGCTCTCTCTTTATGTTGTGATGCATCTTTCCACCCccaaccaccccccccccccccccccccaccccaaccaaaaaaaaaaaatctaactatgtcaatattcaattttttattgacGTAAACAATTGTCTATGTCAACTGACACATTCTATGAAAAGCCTAATTCAATTTCGGAAAGGTTATTAGTCAAGCATACCAGTCAATACTGCACTAGAGGATTTTGTATAAGaaattagaaggaaaaagaCTTGAGAGAAGGACGCAAGTAGTATCTAAGAAGCCTCATCAACTGCACCTACAAAGGCAATTGGCTATCTACGATTATTTTGCCTACACCTAAGTTACATATTGATGAATATGCACAAAATATCCTAACCAGATAGAGGGTGAGAGTGAAAGATGGAGGAGCCTATGCCATACTAAAGATGCTATTCACCAGTTGATTCTAAATGTTGCTCAAGTGCAATATGTAGAGATCCATGCATTAGTTAGATTTGTAGTAGCTCCATAAGGGTTTCATTTTTGATAAGTGAAACCCTTATGGAGATACTACCATAAGGGTTTCATATATGATCAAAATTCCATGCTTACTTCAATAGAAGATACAAAATACTTTGTACAACCCAGAAACTCATCTGTTGTTAAATTTTCTATAGCTGCTTAAGGGTTTATATTTAGGTTCATCATCCCATACTGCAGAAACAAATTAAGTTGCAAGGGCCAGACTAATTTGCACACCTGAAAACCAACTGGTGGACTAGGGCCTTCACCAACTTTAATGTCCTTATATTGCAAACCAGACTCTGTAGTTACCATAGGTACCTTCATTGAAGAGCAAGTCCAGCATTCAGCATCAAATAACAATAGAAGTTAATAATCTATATAAATTAAGACTAATTACTAGCAGAATCATGATCACAGATGGTTTCAAGATACTAGAAAATGCTAAAACCACAACATAGTCACCACAATGATGATAATGTTCTTTCTAAAACAGTCCAAATAATATTGATCCATGGCCACTCTTTGCACATTGATCAAATGTTTTCCAAACTCAACATCAATCTCTTGGTTGAATTAATTACACTATCGTGGCAGGTAAAAAGTGATTCAGGTTATTGATAAATGAAAGTACTGTACACTGGTTGTACAAAAAGGCCAGGGATAAACACCCcgaaattcattaattaatttggcATTACTCTTTCAGATGTGAACCATATAGCTTCTTCACAAATCCATGTAATATCAAGTGGGTTCTAGTGCAAAATGTCAGGATTCTATCCATGACATTTTGCACATCATGCTGATAAAGTGGAATTGATTTATGTGAAGAGAATAAGTTCGAGTGGCATAATATAGAGTCAAACTTAGTACTAACAAAGTGTCTGATGCAGCAACTACTTGACCAAGTTGAATAGAGATCAGTTGTGTAACAATTGAGAGGCAAGTTGTTGAGATCACAAGCAGTATGAAAGAACTAAGCCCCAAAGAGTGATTCTTCAGCCTCAGGATCCTTCAGAATGTCTAGTATAATACTGGAGAGTTGcaataagaaaataagaattgattaaaatttttgttaCTAAAAATTTTATGGAATGAGGGGCAACCCATTGAAAGGGTTTTGAAATGCGGAAAAACAGAGGAATAAAATTATTCAATATTAATTGTAAATGTAAATAAGAGATTTAGCTCTACAAGGGACGGCTTAAATGGGCAGAAGAGCTGGACAATCCTGATTTAGTAACAGGTTTTGAACTCATTATCGATAGAAACAACAGTTTGTTTCTGTAGATCAGGTATTCAGGACGTGCTATAAGCATGTCCCAATTCACGCTATCAACATATAACAGGCATTTGGTGCTACATGCAAGAATTTTAAGCCCACATAAAATTAGAGGTGTGACATTGTATGCTGAGACTCTCAAAGAAAAGCACATTTTGATTTTACTTAACAGCAACAATCCTTTATTCCTGAATTGCAACCAAAAAGGTGTGCCTTAACCAACAACTTATTGTCTTCCCAAGTCATAGTCCTTCCAAGGGACTTGCTACAGAATAGTACAATGTGATACGTTCAGATTTTCCTAGGGCTAGGTGGCACTACCGTAGCCACCAAGCAACCCCAAGCCGGCTGGAATAAGGAGTTtaattctccatattttatttccttaagtatttagtttaataaggaatgtattttccattagttatttccttcttagtttattttcctgcattgtgttatgacggctagacctaatggttatgtcttatgacctagccgtcatctatttaagtgtaatcctactcaatgaataaacatgctgaatattatgaaaacctagacctttttggttgttttggagatcaaggctctctcgaagtagcccatatcctttattttgtttctttttactatttgattgcatcacaATGAAACCTGCTTCAGTGGGAAGACATCTTTTTAATCTATAGTGACTAGTAAGTAACATTTGAACTGCTAAAAGCAAAAGATATCTGCAGTTAAGGGGCCATGTAATCTCACCATACATTTTCAAGCTCTTTCTCACAAGTGTCATCACAGAGTCTTGGCTTCTGCTCTGGGGGCAAGCCAGCTCCCTTGGCTTGAAATGAGTCTATAAAGAGGCTAGACAATCCGAAAAAGAACCCAATAACATCCCTACGCTTAATTACATTAAACTCATCCCTCAATTCACTTGCCCTTGAAGCTTCAGCTTTGAGATCCACTGTTGAGCATCTCACAGCCAGACCTTGAACTTTATCAGTGGAAATGCCTTGATGATTGCAAGACAGAATTTTGCCAAAAGCAGAACCTAATACAATTTGAATCTCATGAACTAACAGAGTTTAGGAGCAAAGTTGCACAGTTGAACTTGTAGTAAAGTaatattaaaaccaaaaagCAACAAAACCAGTTAAAAACAGTTGGACCACACTTCTAATTTTAAACACCCTCTCATTGACAAGGCCTGatagagttgtgcaagaaaatacataattttactTAAATTTCTAAGACTCCATTCATCAAAAGAAATGTACAAATGCTAAGAAATGAATTTTCTGTTACATAATTAGAATGCAGTTAAATGACTTTGAAGTAGTGTATAGATAGATAGATGAAAAAAattccaagagagagagaggggaagtTTTTTTTCCATGACTATAATCAAATTGAACAAGAAGTACATCAAGCACCATAATTTCTTTATATGTATCTGATCCGATTGCAGTCAGCTTGTACTGTTCATGAGGGGAAAATACATTCATCTTCTTCCCCTTTAAAAGGAACAGAACCCAAAAGGAAGTCAACTTTCATCTTGTTGGAGAATGAAAGAACTTGTTTTCAACAAATTAATCAATTTCTAGTGAGCTAGACATGTGATCTTACTTCTCCTAGACTATTTTCATTGCCTACATTCTCATTACATAGACACAGCGAAATTAACTTAATTCAAAGACTTTCCAGCTGTCATACCAGTAATCTAGGAACTATAAGAGGAAACATGTCTCTAGAATGACAAGATCCCAATAGGCCTAATTTGCCCTACCTAATCTCTGACAATAATCTAGTAAAATGTACTCAGAATCTTGATTACCAAACAGCTAATAAAGATACTTCAAGAAGTCCTCTTTGGGATTCCAAATGAactttaacttttcttttttatttttctactttccTTATTTAACCAAATTAACTGATTCCACTGCTCTGGAAAGTATGATGAATTCACTTCAAAAGTCATGTACAAGAGCAAAACACAAAGGTAATACGATTTTCAAAGGAAGCTCAAACGCCATTAAATGCAAGACATATTGGGACTGAAGAAAAAAGTAGAAATGCATCATTCTTGAACATTTCAGTTTTGGTGCATTACCTGCTAGGAGCTGCAAAGTTGAGATAGTTACATTAATAATTTCTATAAAAGCAAAGTTGAGCATAGTCTGATCAATCTATCAAGCATTTGGGCCTTTAGGTTGGAGAGAAAGGGaaatctgaaaataattttttctttt contains the following coding sequences:
- the LOC133858810 gene encoding peptidyl-prolyl cis-trans isomerase FKBP16-3, chloroplastic — protein: MASLLLPIGSAFGKILSCNHQGISTDKVQGLAVRCSTVDLKAEASRASELRDEFNVIKRRDVIGFFFGLSSLFIDSFQAKGAGLPPEQKPRLCDDTCEKELENVPMVTTESGLQYKDIKVGEGPSPPVGFQVAANYVAMVPSGQIFDSSLEKGLPYIFRVGSGQVIKGLDEGILSMKIGGKRRLFIPGSLAFPKGLTSAPGRPRVAPSSPVIFDVSLEYIPGLEVDEE